From Puntigrus tetrazona isolate hp1 chromosome 8, ASM1883169v1, whole genome shotgun sequence, the proteins below share one genomic window:
- the rhoab gene encoding rho-related GTP-binding protein RhoA-B isoform X2, with product MAAIRKKLVIVGDGACGKTCLLIVFSKDQFPEVYVPTVFENYVADIEVDSKQVELALWDTAGQEDYDRLRPLSYPDTDVILMCFSIDSPDSLENIPEKWTPEVKHFCPNVPIILVGNKKDLRNDEHTRRELTKMKQEPVKAEEGRDMANRIGAFGYMECSAKTKEGVREVFEMATRAALQARRGKKNNKCSLL from the exons ATGGCAGCGATTCGCAAGAAGCTGGTGATTGTAGGAGATGGAGCGTGTGGTAAAACCTGTTTGCTTATCGTGTTCAGTAAAGACCAGTTTCCTGAAGTCTATGTCCCCACGGTGTTTGAGAACTATGTCGCCGACATTGAGGTTGACAGCAAACAG GTGGAACTTGCTCTTTGGGATACCGCAGGACAGGAGGACTACGATAGGCTCCGTCCTCTTTCATACCCAGACACTGATGTCATTCTTATGTGCTTCTCTATTGACAGTCCTGACAGTTTAG AGAATATTCCAGAGAAGTGGACACCTGAGGTGAAGCACTTTTGTCCAAATGTTCCCATCATCCTCGTCGGCAACAAAAAGGACTTGCGGAATGATGAACACACACGCAGGGAACTGACTAAGATGAAGCAG GAGCCTGTTAAGGCAGAGGAAGGAAGAGACATGGCCAATCGGATTGGAGCATTTGGTTACATGGAGTGCTCAGCCAAAACAAAAGAAGGCGTCAGGGAGGTGTTTGAAATGGCCACTAGAGCGGCGCTGCAGGCACGCAGGGGAAAGAAGAACAACAAATGCAGTCTGCTGTGA
- the rhoab gene encoding rho-related GTP-binding protein RhoA-B isoform X1 encodes MSFVGMAAIRKKLVIVGDGACGKTCLLIVFSKDQFPEVYVPTVFENYVADIEVDSKQVELALWDTAGQEDYDRLRPLSYPDTDVILMCFSIDSPDSLENIPEKWTPEVKHFCPNVPIILVGNKKDLRNDEHTRRELTKMKQEPVKAEEGRDMANRIGAFGYMECSAKTKEGVREVFEMATRAALQARRGKKNNKCSLL; translated from the exons atgtcttTTGTAGGTATGGCAGCGATTCGCAAGAAGCTGGTGATTGTAGGAGATGGAGCGTGTGGTAAAACCTGTTTGCTTATCGTGTTCAGTAAAGACCAGTTTCCTGAAGTCTATGTCCCCACGGTGTTTGAGAACTATGTCGCCGACATTGAGGTTGACAGCAAACAG GTGGAACTTGCTCTTTGGGATACCGCAGGACAGGAGGACTACGATAGGCTCCGTCCTCTTTCATACCCAGACACTGATGTCATTCTTATGTGCTTCTCTATTGACAGTCCTGACAGTTTAG AGAATATTCCAGAGAAGTGGACACCTGAGGTGAAGCACTTTTGTCCAAATGTTCCCATCATCCTCGTCGGCAACAAAAAGGACTTGCGGAATGATGAACACACACGCAGGGAACTGACTAAGATGAAGCAG GAGCCTGTTAAGGCAGAGGAAGGAAGAGACATGGCCAATCGGATTGGAGCATTTGGTTACATGGAGTGCTCAGCCAAAACAAAAGAAGGCGTCAGGGAGGTGTTTGAAATGGCCACTAGAGCGGCGCTGCAGGCACGCAGGGGAAAGAAGAACAACAAATGCAGTCTGCTGTGA